From Pseudofrankia saprophytica, a single genomic window includes:
- a CDS encoding MFS transporter, translated as MSTTAEGVRPVGGVASPAKSGRWIDDWRPEDPVFWENTGARVARRNLVFSIFSEHIGFSIWSMWSVIVLFLGPKYHIDPAGKFLLTTVPTLAGAMLRLPYTFAVAKFGGRNWTIVSAVMLLVPLAVTAVILKPGVSYTTLIIVATLAGVGGGNFASSMTNINTLYPDRLKGRALGLNAGGGNLGVAAVQLVGLLVLATAGKEHPRVILAIYLPLIVLSALGAVLFMDNISSARNDTHAMRDVARDGHTWVMSLLYIGTFGSFIGFGFAFGQVLQVQFKADFSTPIKAAYLTFLGPLVGSLIRPVGGILADRLGGARVTFANFVAMAASAGLVLAASLAKSLPLFLVGFLLLFAFAGIGNGSTYKMIPAIFRAKAVLAGDPDVDAANREARRLSGALIGLAGAIGAFGGVLVNLAFRESFLTYKTGNGAYIAFIAFYALCFVVTWAVYLRPSPRRLPGI; from the coding sequence GGTGTTCTGGGAGAACACCGGGGCGCGCGTCGCCCGTCGGAATCTCGTCTTCTCGATTTTTTCCGAGCACATCGGCTTCTCGATCTGGAGCATGTGGTCGGTCATCGTCCTTTTCCTCGGCCCCAAGTACCACATCGACCCGGCCGGGAAGTTCCTGCTCACCACCGTCCCGACGCTGGCCGGCGCGATGCTTCGGCTGCCGTACACGTTCGCCGTCGCGAAGTTCGGTGGCCGCAACTGGACGATCGTCTCCGCGGTGATGCTGCTGGTGCCGCTCGCGGTGACGGCCGTCATCCTGAAGCCCGGCGTCAGCTACACCACCCTGATCATCGTGGCCACGCTCGCGGGCGTCGGCGGCGGTAACTTCGCTTCCTCCATGACCAACATCAACACGCTCTACCCCGACCGGCTCAAGGGCCGCGCGCTCGGCCTGAACGCCGGCGGCGGCAACCTCGGCGTCGCGGCGGTCCAACTGGTCGGGCTGCTGGTGCTGGCGACGGCGGGCAAGGAGCACCCACGGGTGATCCTGGCGATCTATCTGCCGCTGATCGTGCTGTCGGCGCTGGGCGCGGTCCTGTTCATGGACAACATCTCCTCGGCCCGCAACGACACGCATGCCATGCGCGACGTCGCCCGCGACGGCCACACCTGGGTGATGTCGCTGCTCTACATCGGCACCTTCGGCTCGTTCATCGGATTCGGGTTCGCCTTCGGCCAGGTGCTCCAGGTGCAGTTCAAGGCCGACTTCTCCACGCCCATCAAGGCCGCCTACCTGACGTTCCTCGGCCCGCTGGTCGGCTCGCTGATCCGGCCGGTGGGGGGCATCCTCGCCGACCGCCTCGGCGGCGCGCGGGTGACCTTCGCGAACTTCGTGGCGATGGCGGCGAGCGCCGGACTGGTGCTCGCGGCGTCGTTGGCGAAGTCGCTGCCCCTGTTCCTCGTCGGCTTCCTGCTGCTGTTCGCCTTCGCCGGTATCGGCAACGGCTCCACCTACAAGATGATCCCGGCGATCTTCCGGGCGAAGGCGGTCCTCGCCGGTGACCCGGACGTGGACGCCGCCAACCGGGAGGCGCGCCGCCTGTCCGGCGCGCTCATCGGGCTCGCCGGCGCGATCGGCGCCTTCGGCGGCGTGCTGGTGAACCTGGCCTTCCGCGAGTCGTTCCTGACGTACAAGACCGGCAACGGCGCCTACATCGCCTTCATCGCCTTCTACGCACTCTGCTTCGTCGTCACCTGGGCCGTCTATCTGCGCCCGTCTCCCCGCCGCCTCCCCGGCATCTGA